One genomic region from Mycobacterium basiliense encodes:
- a CDS encoding phthiotriol/phenolphthiotriol dimycocerosates methyltransferase yields MAFSRVHRLLARVGSTSIYKRVWRFWYPLMTRGLGSDEIVFINWAYEEDPPMNLPLEAPDEPNRAHINLYHRTATQADLTGKRVLEVSCGHGGGASYLTRTLKPASYTGLDLNGAGIKLCQKRHNLPGLEFVRGDAENLPFDDESFDVVLNVEASHCYPHFPRFLAEVERVLRPGGYFPYADLRPSNEVAEWEAALAESSLRQLSQKEINAEVLRGIEKNTQKSRDLVDRNLPAFLRFAGREYIGVEGTQLFRYLESGDISYRMYCFIKD; encoded by the coding sequence ATGGCCTTCAGTCGCGTGCACCGCCTCCTCGCCCGTGTGGGCAGTACCTCTATCTACAAGCGAGTTTGGCGGTTCTGGTACCCGCTGATGACCCGGGGACTCGGTTCGGACGAAATCGTGTTCATCAACTGGGCCTATGAGGAGGACCCGCCGATGAACCTTCCGTTGGAAGCGCCCGACGAGCCCAACCGCGCCCACATCAACCTGTACCACCGCACCGCGACCCAGGCGGATCTGACCGGCAAGCGGGTGCTCGAGGTTAGTTGCGGCCACGGCGGCGGGGCCTCATACCTGACGCGAACCTTGAAACCTGCCTCCTACACGGGACTCGACTTGAATGGTGCCGGCATCAAGCTCTGCCAAAAGCGGCACAATCTGCCCGGACTGGAATTTGTGCGAGGCGACGCCGAAAATCTGCCCTTCGACGACGAATCCTTCGACGTGGTTCTCAATGTCGAAGCCTCGCACTGCTATCCACACTTTCCGCGTTTCCTGGCCGAGGTCGAGCGCGTGTTGCGCCCAGGAGGTTACTTTCCCTACGCGGACCTGCGCCCTAGCAACGAGGTCGCCGAGTGGGAGGCGGCCCTGGCCGAGAGTTCGCTGAGACAGCTTTCCCAGAAGGAAATCAATGCGGAGGTGCTGCGCGGCATCGAGAAAAATACCCAGAAGTCGCGGGACCTGGTCGATCGCAATCTACCGGCCTTCCTGCGTTTCGCGGGTCGCGAATACATCGGCGTGGAAGGCACCCAGCTGTTCCGTTACCTGGAAAGCGGGGATATCTCGTATCGGATGTACTGCTTCATCAAGGACTGA
- a CDS encoding LLM class flavin-dependent oxidoreductase: MGGFRFGFVDALVHSRFPPSMLPRASSVAAAAMGADSYWVGDHLNALVPRSVATPEYLGIAARLVPKIDANYEPWTMLGNLAAGNRVNRLRLGVCVTDVGRRNPAVTAQAAATLHLLTRGRAILGIGVGEREGNEPYGVEWTKPVARFEEGLATIRALWDSNGQLVSRESPYFPLHNALFDLPPYRGKWPEIWVAAHGPRMLRATGRYADAWVPIVVVRPADYSRALEAVRTAASDAGRDPMSITPSAVRGVITGWNRDDVDEALDSVIVKMTALGVPGEAWARHGVEHPMGADFSGVQDLIPQTMDKETVLSYTAKVPPALMREVVFSGTPDEVIDQVAEWRDHGLKYLLVINGSLVNPSLRKTVAASLPHAKVLRGLKKL; the protein is encoded by the coding sequence ATGGGCGGATTTCGCTTTGGGTTTGTCGATGCGCTTGTGCATTCGCGCTTTCCACCGAGCATGTTGCCGAGGGCGAGTTCGGTGGCCGCCGCTGCCATGGGTGCCGATTCGTACTGGGTTGGCGACCACCTGAACGCCCTAGTGCCGCGCTCGGTCGCGACACCGGAATACCTGGGAATCGCGGCTCGGCTGGTACCCAAGATCGACGCCAACTATGAGCCGTGGACGATGCTCGGAAACCTGGCCGCTGGCAACCGGGTCAATCGCTTGCGACTTGGCGTGTGCGTGACCGACGTCGGTCGGCGCAATCCTGCGGTTACCGCGCAGGCCGCCGCGACCTTGCATTTGCTTACCCGGGGCCGCGCCATCCTCGGCATCGGTGTCGGGGAGCGGGAAGGCAACGAGCCCTACGGCGTGGAGTGGACCAAACCGGTCGCGCGGTTCGAAGAAGGCCTCGCCACGATTCGCGCGTTGTGGGATTCCAACGGGCAGCTTGTCTCGCGCGAATCACCGTATTTTCCGCTGCATAATGCCCTGTTCGACCTGCCGCCGTACCGGGGGAAATGGCCCGAAATCTGGGTGGCGGCGCATGGGCCGCGGATGCTGCGGGCTACCGGACGCTACGCCGACGCCTGGGTTCCCATTGTCGTGGTTCGTCCCGCTGACTACAGTCGCGCGCTCGAAGCCGTGCGCACCGCGGCGTCGGATGCCGGTCGCGATCCCATGTCGATCACCCCTTCGGCGGTGCGTGGTGTGATCACCGGCTGGAACCGCGACGACGTCGATGAGGCGCTGGATTCCGTCATCGTGAAAATGACCGCGCTGGGCGTGCCCGGGGAGGCCTGGGCACGTCACGGCGTCGAGCACCCGATGGGAGCCGACTTCTCCGGCGTGCAGGACTTGATTCCACAGACCATGGACAAAGAGACGGTGCTGTCCTATACGGCCAAAGTTCCGCCGGCCCTGATGAGAGAGGTCGTCTTCAGCGGGACGCCGGACGAGGTCATTGATCAGGTAGCGGAGTGGCGCGATCACGGCCTGAAGTATCTGCTTGTTATCAACGGCAGTCTGGTTAATCCGAGTCTGCGAAAGACGGTCGCGGCGAGCCTGCCGCACGCCAAGGTCCTGCGCGGACTCAAGAAGCTGTAA
- a CDS encoding AMP-binding protein — protein MSESTLTDLLHKAATQYPNRAAYKFIDYEVDPAGFTETLTWWQVYRRTMIVADELRIYGASGDRVAVLAPQGLDYIIAFLGVLQAGLIAVPLPVPQFGIHDERISAALQDSLPTIILTTSSAMDEVTKYAPHARGVQGRAPIVVAVDSLDLDSPRELEATPQTHPGTAYLQYTSGSTRSPAGVILSHKNVITNCVQLMSDYLGDTEKVPSTAVSWLPFYHDMGLMLGVILPMVNQDTGVLLSPMAFLQRPARWMQLLGKYRGQISSAPNFGFELAVRRTSDDDMAGLDLGHVRAIATGAERVNPATLRRFIDRFASFNLSETAIRPSYGLAEATVYVATAGPGCSPKSVCFDYQQLSAGRAQRCDSETGEGAKLVSYGATRASTVRIVDPETSTENPEGTVGEIWVQGDNVAMGYWRNPELTARTFDAKLVDPSPGTSVGPWLRTGDLGVVFEGDLYITGRIKDLLIVDGSNHYPDDIEATIQEITGGRVVAIAVPGDGTEQLVTIIEHANWGYTDEVARDKLRTAKREVTSAISRSHRVRVADVVLVAPGSIPVTTSGKVRRSACVERYLNKEFTRLDRPA, from the coding sequence ATGAGCGAGTCTACGCTTACCGATCTGCTGCACAAGGCGGCTACCCAGTACCCCAATCGCGCGGCGTACAAGTTCATCGACTATGAGGTAGATCCGGCGGGCTTCACCGAAACCCTCACCTGGTGGCAGGTCTACCGACGCACAATGATCGTCGCGGACGAGCTCCGGATTTACGGGGCGAGCGGTGATCGGGTCGCGGTACTGGCCCCGCAGGGGTTGGACTACATCATTGCTTTCCTGGGTGTGCTGCAGGCCGGTCTCATCGCGGTACCGCTGCCGGTGCCGCAGTTCGGTATTCATGATGAGCGAATTTCCGCGGCACTGCAGGATTCCTTGCCGACGATCATTCTCACGACCTCGTCGGCGATGGATGAGGTCACCAAATATGCGCCGCACGCGCGTGGCGTGCAAGGCCGTGCACCGATTGTGGTGGCGGTGGACTCGCTGGACCTGGACTCCCCGCGGGAACTCGAGGCAACTCCGCAAACCCATCCCGGCACGGCGTATCTCCAGTACACATCGGGGTCCACCCGCTCGCCGGCCGGCGTGATCCTTTCGCACAAGAACGTCATCACCAACTGCGTACAGCTGATGTCCGACTACCTCGGGGATACCGAGAAGGTGCCGTCAACTGCGGTGTCGTGGCTGCCGTTCTATCACGACATGGGCCTGATGCTGGGCGTGATTCTTCCGATGGTCAATCAAGACACCGGGGTGTTGCTGAGCCCGATGGCATTTTTGCAACGACCGGCCCGCTGGATGCAATTGCTGGGCAAATATCGTGGGCAGATTTCCAGTGCGCCCAACTTCGGTTTCGAATTGGCGGTACGCCGAACCTCCGATGACGACATGGCCGGCCTTGACCTGGGGCACGTCCGGGCAATCGCCACTGGTGCCGAACGCGTCAACCCCGCGACACTCAGACGCTTCATCGACCGGTTCGCCAGCTTTAACCTCAGTGAGACGGCAATCCGACCGTCCTACGGGCTCGCGGAGGCGACCGTGTACGTTGCTACCGCTGGACCTGGATGTTCACCGAAGAGTGTCTGTTTCGACTACCAACAGTTGTCGGCGGGTCGGGCACAGCGTTGTGACAGCGAAACGGGCGAAGGCGCCAAGCTGGTCAGCTACGGTGCCACGCGGGCGTCGACGGTGCGGATCGTCGATCCGGAAACCAGCACGGAGAACCCGGAGGGAACGGTCGGTGAGATATGGGTGCAAGGGGACAATGTTGCCATGGGTTATTGGCGAAACCCCGAGCTTACCGCGCGCACGTTCGATGCGAAGCTCGTCGATCCGTCGCCGGGCACATCGGTAGGTCCGTGGCTGAGGACGGGAGACCTTGGCGTCGTGTTTGAAGGCGACCTGTACATCACGGGTCGCATCAAGGACTTGCTCATCGTCGATGGGTCCAACCACTACCCGGACGATATCGAGGCGACGATCCAGGAAATCACCGGCGGCCGGGTCGTGGCGATAGCCGTACCGGGTGATGGCACTGAGCAGCTGGTCACCATCATCGAACACGCCAATTGGGGCTACACCGATGAGGTGGCGCGAGACAAGCTGCGCACGGCCAAACGTGAAGTCACCTCCGCAATATCGAGATCGCACCGGGTGCGCGTCGCGGACGTAGTCTTGGTGGCGCCCGGTTCCATCCCGGTTACCACCAGCGGTAAGGTTCGACGCTCAGCCTGCGTCGAGCGATACCTGAACAAAGAATTCACCCGCTTGGAC